A window from bacterium encodes these proteins:
- a CDS encoding DUF2306 domain-containing protein yields MNRDSKASARSSWLVPIGLIVLSLLPVVAGTVRLVQLGGDAPITPENARFIAAPVPVVLHILCSIIYAILGAFQFSPGFLRRNPKWHRLAGRVLIPSGLIVALSGLWMTLFFPLAKFDGPARFDGPSLYVIRLLVGAAMTWFIVRGYLAIRKRDILRHRAWMMRGYALGLGAGTQVFTHIPWFLVPGIHGEFARTVCMAAGWAINLAVAEWLIVRSFRHGLA; encoded by the coding sequence ATTGGCTTGATTGTTCTGAGCCTCCTCCCCGTGGTTGCCGGCACCGTTCGTCTCGTTCAGCTCGGAGGCGATGCCCCGATCACCCCGGAAAACGCGCGGTTCATTGCCGCCCCTGTTCCTGTCGTGCTGCACATTTTGTGCTCAATTATTTACGCGATCCTGGGGGCCTTTCAGTTCTCACCTGGTTTCCTACGCCGAAACCCCAAGTGGCATCGCTTGGCCGGGCGGGTGCTCATTCCGAGTGGCTTGATCGTTGCACTCTCTGGGTTGTGGATGACCCTGTTCTTCCCCCTTGCGAAATTTGACGGCCCTGCAAGGTTCGACGGCCCGAGTCTCTACGTGATCCGGCTTCTGGTGGGCGCGGCAATGACCTGGTTTATCGTGCGCGGGTATCTCGCGATTCGGAAGCGCGATATCCTACGCCATCGCGCCTGGATGATGCGCGGTTACGCCTTGGGCCTGGGCGCCGGCACGCAGGTCTTCACCCACATCCCCTGGTTTCTTGTCCCTGGCATCCACGGGGAGTTTGCCAGGACGGTTTGTATGGCCGCCGGTTGGGCTATCAACCTTGCGGTGGCAGAATGGCTCATTGTGCGAAGTTTCCGCCACGGATTGGCTTGA